The following is a genomic window from Dehalogenimonas sp. 4OHTPN.
GGACTGCCTGCCGTCGTTTTGCCGCAGTGAGACGTCTCAATACCCGAGGTGCGTCAGTCTCATCCTCGATGTGGACACCCAAACCTCGTAACGCGCCGATGATCGCCTGCGCCGAAGCTTTTTTAAGACGTCTGTGCATGTCGCGATAGGCTGTTTGAATGCCGCAGGCGATGGCCAGGTTAATTAGCTCTGGATTTACTTTAGCCAACCATACTTCCCATCTTCACTTAGCCGGATTATACCGGGTAATGGCTTGACTTGAAAAAAGGCGGCAAGGATAATGAGTGCTAATTGTTCAAACGATGCAACGCTTAAGGACTGCCGCTTAATGGATTTACAACAACTTACGTCACGGATGCCGGGGCGCATCTCGCGTTTGGCAGAGCTTTCAAACAATTTATGGTGGAGCTGGAATTTACCAGCTCGTGAACTTTTCGAATCGATAGATGCGAGATTATGGCGAACTTCAGGTCATAATCCGGTACGCCTTCTGGCTGAAGTTGAAACCAAACGGCTCGACAGCCTGGCTGTGGATCAGGAATTCCTTATAAAGTATGACCAAGCGATTGGAGAATTCGACAGCGTCATCAAAGACGGCAACACCTGGGCATCACGAAACTATAAGGGTGTTTTCAAAAAACCTATTGCGTATTTTTCGATGGAATTTGCCGTTCATAACTCCTTGCCGATGTATGCCGGCGGCCTAGGGGTACTTGCTGGCGATATATGCAAAGAAGCTTCTGACCTTGGTCTGCCGTTCGTCGGCGTCGGCTTCATGTACCCGGAAGGGTATTTCCATCAGCGCATCAGTGACGAAGGCTGGCAAATAGAACATTACCGACAACTCGACTTCGATCTGGCTCCTGTTTCGAAGGTAACCATGCCTGACGGCAGCCAATTCATCATGAGCCTGAGCCTCGGGGATAAAACTGTTTTCATTACAGCGTGGGAAGTCAAGGTGGGCAGGAGTACTCTCTACCTGCTAGACACTAACTTGCCGGAGAATGCCCCCGGTGATCGAGAACTCTCAGCCAGGCTTTATAGTGCGGGCAAAGATATCAGGCTGCAGCAAGAATACATATTGGGAATCGGCGGCGTCAGGCTGCTTCGCCTGTTAGGCGTTGATCCGGCGGCCTGGCATTGCAACGAAGGTCATACATCGTTCCTGCTGGTCGAACTGCTCAGAGAGCACCTTTTGGAAGGGGAAGCATTCGAAGAAGCGGTTGATAGAGTCAGGGCTGCAACAATATTTACCACCCATACCCCTGTTCCAGCCGGACACGATACCTTTGATGAATCGATGATCGAACGTTATTTTTGTTGCTTCTGGGAAAGCTTGGCACTTGACCGGAAGCGCTTCATGTCCTTGGGTCAAGCCTATCCAGGCGAACCGTTCAACATGACAGTTCTGGGGATGAACCTTTCAAAAAACATCAATGCCGTGAGTAAAATTCATGGAGAAGTCTCGCGCCGCATGTGGCAGCGTCTTTATCCCCAAACTCCTGAGTCTGCTGTTCCCATTCGCCATGTCACTAACGGTATTCATGTGCCCACCTGGCTGACACCAGGAATGTCAAAACTGTTTGCAAAATCCTTTGGATCAAACTGGTATCAGCGGAGACAAGAGATTACATTTCGTCAAGCGGTGGAGACTCTCCCGGACGAAGCGTTATGGCAGGTGCACCAAGACCGTAAGCAACGGCTGGCGCATTATATCAGAGAGCAAGCGCGCCAGGAATGGGGGGGAATTGACGTATCCAGCCGGCGGCTGGTGGCTTTGGGAGCGATGCTCGACCCTGAGGTGCTGATCGTCGGTTTTGTCCGCCGCTTTGTTGAGTATAAACGGCCGACACTTCTATTCAAAGATATTGAACGCCTCAAAACGATTGTTCGCAACTGGCAGCGGCCGGTGCAGTTCATATTTGCCGGCAAGTCTCACCCGGCTGATTATATGGCAAAAGAGCTGATTCATCGGGTGTATAGCCAGGCGACCGATCGTGAGTTTGAAGGCAGGATTTGTTTTATTGAAGACTATGATCTCCACCTCGCCAGGTACCTTGTATCAGGTGTTGATGTCTGGTTGAACAACCCGCGGCGTATGTTAGAAGCCAGCGGGACTTCCGGTATGAAAGCGGCGATCAACGGCGTTCCCAACGCCAGCATTTTAGATGGCTGGTGGCATGAAGGATTTACCGGCCGGAACGGGTGGGCTATCGGCGGCTCCCTAAAGCCGGAGGATCCAAATACAGAAGATATCCAGGACGCCTCTGAACTCTACCGGCTGCTCGAGGAACAGATTATCCCGATGTTTTATGAGCGCGACACGGCAGATATTCCCCGGCGCTGGCTGAAGATCTGCAAGGAAGCCATCGCTTCGACGCTATTTTCCTTTTCAGCCTCCAGGATGATGATGGAATATGCTGAAATGATGTACGTGCCGATAGTTCAGAGCGCGGCTACCGTAGCAATTCAATCCGAATAAGCCAGATATTACTTCCATGTCCAGGTGCTGTTGACAAAGAAATTCCAACCGAAGGCGGCAATGATCCCGACTGCTGCTGATAAGATATAATGGAGTCCCATTAACTCGGTCAACGCTGCCAGCAGGCAAACGTAAATGATTAAGCCTCCCAGACTGGTGGTGTTAAAACGCCACAGCCGGCTCACGAATCTTGATCCATCGCGTTTTCGGTCGCTAAAAGTGAATCGGTCATTTAATATAAAATTGCAAATAACCGAAATCTCGAAAGCTATTGCGCCAGCCAACAGGTAGTTAAAACCGACAGCTTCCCGCAACAAAGCTATCAAACTCAAGTTAACCACTGAACCGCTGAGCCCCACGCCGATAAACTTTAGCATCCTTCGGAGTTCACCGGTACGTCGCATCAAGGAAACGAGATGTCTTATATAGTCAGTCTGGGTTATCATTGATAATTTGGTCGTTCCGGCTCGGCGGTTTTTAAAAACATAAGGCACTTCAACGGTTTTAGTTGACCTTCCTAGGCAGATGACTTCCAGTAGTATTTTATAACCTACCGGACTTAATCCCACGCCGAAGATAACCTCGCGTCGAAATAAAAAACAGCCGCTCATCGGGTCCTTAATCCCCCTGGTTGACGGAAGCAACAGGTGGGCAAGAAATACCGCGCCTCGTGAGATTAGTTTTCTGATAAATGACCAGTTGCCGACGCTGCCGTCCGGAACATAACGGCTGGCGATAGCTAGTTCGGCGCCTGTTTGGTTTACCGCTGCCACCAACCGGCTCATCACTTCCGGCGGGTGTTGAAGATCAGCGTCCATGACGCCAATCAATTCGCCTTTGGCTGCGTTAAACCCGTCGACAACAGCTGAAGCCAGGCCGCGTTTATCGGTTCTGACGATCACACTTGCGGGAAATTGTTTAGAAAAACGACGAACAATGTCTGCGGTTCCATCAGGCGAGTTGTCATCGATTACCAGAACATCAAAAGGGTACCCTCTCATCGCCGAGTATACCTGTTCCAGCAGTATCGGTACGTTGGCGGCTTCTTTAAATGTTGGTACCACAATTGTTAAATGAGGCTTATTCATGGCCACAATGCTATCTGAGCAGGTACAAGGCGTCAAGTTGATTCCAATCACTGGCCGGAGGACTTCATTGCCGGAAGTACCGGCAGTGTCTATAATTTCAAGTATGACCGGATCTAATGTCACGCTGAACATCATTAGTAAAGAAGAACTTATTGCCCGCAATCCTTATTTTATCGGGCTTTCAACCGGCGAAATGAAAGAGGTCTTCCAACTGACGTTTGAGCGGCAGGTTGGGCGCGGTGAGATTGTCACCTTAGAAGGCGGAGCCGACCGTAATCTCTACCTGGTAGCTTCCGGAGCGTTAAAAATATACAACACCTCCTCAGGGGGTAAAGAACAGATAGTCAGACTTGTCAGGCCGGGCGACAGTTTCAACGACGTCGCCGCTTTTGATGGCGGCATCGTACCAGCAACAGTACAATCCTTAACTCCAGCACTTCTGTATTCTATCAGCGGCCCGGCGTTGCTGGAGAGAGCCTGCCGTTTAGGCGGACTTGCTCCGAATATTGCCCGCCTGCTTGCCGGCAGAGTAAGGGATCTGAGCAGCCTTGTGGCCGATCTTTCTTTCAGACCGGTATCCGGGCGTCTGGCGCGTATCCTGCTTGACCAGATGAACCTAGAGTCGGCGCCATTTTTGACACAGAAGGATCTGGCTTCAATGGCAGGCACTGCCCGAGAAGTGGTGGCGCGGGCGCTTAAAGGGCTGGAGGACGAAGGTATTATCATGGTAGACCGTCATAAGATCGTTATCAAAGACCGGGTAAAACTTGAGGATAAAGCCGCATGATGAAAGTCACATACATTTCGGCGGCACCTGTCGATAATAGATATGTGGGTCCTGCAATAAAAATTGATCAGGTTTTATGCGATGGTTGTAATTTATGCCTGGCTGCCTGCAGCCGAGGTGTTCTGGCGGTTGTGGAAAACAGGATTTCTTGTCTTGAAACCGATGCTTGCGGTGACTGCGGGGTTTGTGAGTATATCTGCAGTCGCGGTGCTATCCGTTGGGAATATGAATTGGTCTCAATGGAGTCAAAGCCTGAGTGTTGACTATGCAGCCCATGGCTTGATTTAGATAGGCTTATCGGCATCAAGCGTAAGAATTCCATCCGCCAGACGGCGTACCTGGTCGTTGAAAACACTTCCGGCAAGAAGTATCAATCCAGAAAGGTAGATCCAGATCATTAAAGCGATGGCCGAATAGATTGGGCCGTAGATGACCGTAATCCGCGAAAACTGCTCCACAAAGTAGATAAAAACATACCTCAGGACTTCAAACAAGGCTGTTGCCAGTACCGCTCCCGGCCAGATATAGTGCCAAGGGTGCCTGGTCGTTGGAAGATAGGTATACATAACGATAAAAACGACCCAGGTAAGAATAGAGCCCACCGCAAGCAACGCGGCGTTTGTCGTGTTCCCGAAGAAAGGGATGACTACTGCGGGGAGTAAATTAAAAACCGTTGGCAATACACCCGAGACTAAGAATAGGAAACCTGCTCCCAGTGATAGTACAATATCCCGGGGTTTTCGCAGATAAAAAGGTCGTCGTTCGGATACGCCGCAAGACCTATTTAAGGCCACGCCAATAGCTGTGAACATATTTGAACTGGTCCATAACAGGGCGATAAAACTAACTGCGCCGACAATATTCCGTGAGGCGATAATGCTTTCGATATTTTCCACAACAATATCGGCGGCGATAGGCAGGTTGTCTTCCATGAAGCGGAGAATAGCCTGCTGAACTGTTTCGGAAGGCAAAAATATGCCGGCCAAAGCGATAAATCCTAGCAGCAACGGAAACAGCGACAGCATCGCGAAATAAGCAACTCCGGCCGCCAGGTGGGAAGCATCGTCTCTGCCAAGTTCCTCGATGGTACCGACCGCCAAACGGATGCCGGTAATGGATAACAACCGGTCTTTAAGTCGGTTGAACCTATTTTTGAAAGATCGTCGCGTCATGATGCAACAAAGGCAGGTGGTCTTCTAAGCGGGAGGCGTCGTTCAGGTAATAGAATATCTGAACAATGGTTGCCGTTAGAGGTACTGCGAGCAGAATACCCCATATTCCAGCGGTATAAGCGCCGAGTACGAGCAAAAGTAATGCCACCGCTGGATGAATATGTAGTAATTGCCCCTGGATCCGCGGCACCAGGAGGTTGTTCTCCATCAGTTGTACAAACAAGAACAAACCAATCACCCAGATGACAAGGTCGGGATAGGTTGCTAGTATTATGATCAGGGCAAAAAGCCCGCTGATCCACGGTCCGATGGTCGGCACCATCTCGAATACGCCGGCGATCAATGCCAGAAGCAAAGCCAGTCCGAAATTCACCCGCATTAGTAGTAAACCGATGAAAGTCACGCTGCCGACTATGCTTCCCAACAATAACTGAGCCCGGAGGTACCGTCCAAGTACTCCTCCGATGATTGTCAGGACGTTGCGGGTATGGATTGCCGCCTGGCGGGGGAGATTGTTATGCAGCGCGTTGCCCAGTTTCTCCCAATCTTTAAGCAGATAAAAAAGGAACATGGGCAGTGCAGCGAAGCCGAATATTACACCGATAGTATCGGGGATCAGATCGAAGCTCCGCCTGGCGAGATTCTCCAGAGCGGTTCCGATATTGCCGGTGACATCGGTGACAAATTGATCAATGCGGGCTTGAATATCTGGCGAAAATTGCGTCCTCACCGATTCCAGAAGATTGGAGAAATAACTCATCACGGCATCAACGATTTCGGAAGCATTGTCCAGCAGTTGATCCACCGTATTGATGAGGATTGCGATCATATAACTGGCGACCAGGACAATTAAAGCTGCCAACAACAATAACACGATAACCACCAGGATAACCCGGCGGTGTCGCCTCAATTTTTCAGGAAAGGTCACATGGCTTTCGAGCCAAACAACAGCCGGATGCAGGATGAAGGCGACCAATACACCAATAAAAAACGGGAGAAGAACGCTTCTAAGTGTGTATGCAATGCTGAAAAATACGACTAGTATCGCTACGAATACTATCGAGCGCCAGTGGCGGGAAGTCAAATGAAGGGATTGCACCGTCTATTCCAACATCGCTAGGCGCCAGGTATCAAATTGACGTCAGCCTCGGGCACCTGCGCGGTTAAGGATTTACTGGGCAACAGGTGGCAGGCGGTTCTCCAGATTGTTCCTGGCCGCCGAAGCTCCTTCTTTAACTTTATCAGCCAATTCTTCAGCTTTGTCGGATAATTCAATGGCTTTTTCTTTGAGCAACGCGCGCGTGGCTGATCCTGGTTGCGGCGCGTACATGAATCCGATACCGATGCCGATAGCCACACCAAGAATAAGACCGATAGAGAAGTTGCCAGTAGAATCGCTGGACATAGTCATTTCCTCCTATTGAAAATTACACCCAGCCCCGCCTTGAGACCCTGAAATAGAGCGGCGATTTCAATTACCGGCTTGATAAGTTCTTGGGTGGCAGTTTGGGTGAAATCTTCGACGCGGTCAGCGGCTTTTTCCAGTGAGGTCATAACAGTCTTGGAACGTTCATAAATGGCGTTGGTTTTTCGGTAGATGGAAATAACCAGCAAAAGGATGACAATGCCGATAAGAATGGCGACGACGCCGCCTATTACTATCACCAGATCGCGATACCATTCAATACCCATTTTGCCTCCAGTTGAACCGGCTAGCGCGTTTAGTTCAATCGTTCGAATTGATGATAACACGGGATATTAGGCGGTGCAAGTAACGGGATTAAAGTGCTCGTTTCCGGAATGCCGTGACCTCATGTCGTAAGGCTTCTGGCCGATGTCTGTTCAATCCGCCAGGTAGAATATCTTACCGAGACTGAGTATATGTTTAATGAACGGCTTCAACATTTTAAAAACCAACCTGGTAAAAAATGCGATGGCTAAACCAACCATCATACCGCCGGCGATATCGCCGGGATAATGCATTCCTGCGATTACCCTGGCGACTGAGTGGGCGGCAGCTCCTGTTAAAAATATTCGGCCGTATTTTCGGTTGCCTAACCAGATTGTAAAAGCTAAGCCGAAAAGAACGGACGCGGAGTTGGCCGGAAATGAAGAATCTGTAGGTTGATAGAGTAAAGCGTTAACCGCGATTTCATCAAATGGCCTGGTCCGATAAAAGAATATATTGACCAGATAGACCGTAAGAGTAGTCAAACCGATAGCGGCTGCGGCCTGTAAAACTATTTCCTGGCCTGTTCGGCGGCCTTCCCTTTGCCTTGAACCGAACCAAAGGAAAAACAATCCTAACGCACCGCCTACCATGATGAAGTAGTCGTTGGCCAAGCCCTTGATTACTTCGTCGATGAAACCTAAACGGCCCGCCACATGGTTTAGAAAAAGAGTCAGTGATTGATCAATCCTGATCAGCGTTTCCAAGTTTAGCCTTTATAATTTGATAGTAAGTATGCGACCTGAGGGCTTCGAGACCTGCATCAATCTTTCTGGAAGGTTTTAATTTATTGCGGTTAATCAGGGAGCTGAGTGCTATCGTGAAAAGGACGGATAACGCCGCAGCCAGTGAAAACAACCCTGCTTGCTGAGCCCCCTCTATGATTCCGACCGGATTGCGGTAGTTCCAGGTGAAAAAGGCCAGCATAGCCGGAAAAGAGAGCACCGCGGCATAAAAGCGATTTTTGGAGAGATCAAGGCTAAGCCATATGCCCCGTAGTCCGCCCTTCATTGCGGCGAACTGTAAAAAACCAAGCCCTGCGATGAAAACCAGTAAGAAATATTCGAAGGTTAACGACATCTATAAACAACAGATTGAGCGAGATTAAGAAATGATAAAACTGATCCGGATCATACCCGGCCTGCGGTATAGCACTGCCAGCAGACGATTTCGCAATCCGAGGCGTCCGGGCGAAATTGGCCGCTTTTACTTTCTGCGACCCAGGCTCCTGGCTTGCTCTCGCCGGTCCGCCGCTCCCAAATAAGCAAGCGGTTGCATCTTCCCGGATGCTGGTGGCTGCCGCGGGCGCATTCACACCTCCCGGAGGAACGGGTCCAGGCCTGCTGCACCACAACATACGAGAACATACGCTGACCTCACGGATTCATTCGGGGGAGATTATAGCACCGGATGAAACATTTGGTAAGGATTATTATGCAACAGATTTCTGCCGTAGCTGGCCGCAGGCGGCGTCGATTCCGGTGCCTTTACGCTGCCGGCGGGTAACCTTGACGCCGCAGCGGATAAGTTCATTCTGGAAATCTGACGACCTGGAGGTGGATGATGGCTTATATGGTGAATCGGGTATCGGATTCAATGGGATCAGGTTGACATGGCAGTTCAGGGCTTTCAGCAATACGCCCAGTTTTCTGGCATGAGGAATACTGTCGTTGAAGCCGTCGATCAGACAATACTCGAAAGTGACCCTGCGCCCGGTCTGCGACACATAGGTTGTGCAGGCCTGAACTATTTCGGCTACCGACCATCGGGCTAGACCGGGGACGAGCTGCTGCCGCATAGCGTCATCGGTCGAATGGAGGGATACCGCCAGCGTAACCTGCAGATTTTCGTCAGCCAGGCGCATAATACCTGGGACGTAGCCCGATGTCGAAACAGTCAGATTGCGGCCGCTGATACCCAACTCTTGAGCCAGAAGGTGTAGTGATTTGACTGTCGCATCATAATTTAGCAAGGGTTCGCCCATGCCCATAAACACAACATGGTCAACCGGTTTTTCAGCACGAGCTTTCAATTCCAAGACCTGACCGACGATTTCCCCGGCGGTAAGATTCCGTTTGAAACCGGATAATCCGGTAGCGCAAAAGACACACCCGACCGGGCAGCCTACCTGGGTAGACACGCAAGCGCTGAATCGGCCTGAATAGGGCAGGCCGACGGCTTCAACTGAACACTTGTCTTGAAGCTGCAGCAGAAGTTTGAACGTGCCGTCTGTTGCTTTCTGTTCTTTGAGTAAATCCGGTCGTCCGACGCAGTATTCTTCTTCAAGGCGCCGTAATATGGACGAAGGCAGGTTCCTCATGGCTCCAATGCTGATTATTCCTTTACGGTAGATCCAGTCCGCTATCTGGTTGCCGCGAAAGGTTGGCTCTCCAAAAGTCTCAGCCATTGAGCCGAGTTCAAATCTATTTAGACCGAGAAGGGATTTAGCGGTTATTTCAATCACGTTTGAATTATCTCAAAACTCCCTGAAGGCTACAAAGGTACCAACTGTATAAGGTGCCGTTTTGAAGAATCGTTCAGCACTATTCGGAAAGGCGAGATAAGACAGAAGGGCAATAACTATGAATAGTCAATTGCCCGCCGAAGCGGTCTGTTAGCCGGGTACGCATGATTGAATGAATCGTTTCGCCAGTCTGGAATCGCTGCCGAAATGAAGATGTAAATAGCTGGCCAATAAATTGTTGTTCGGGCCCAGGCAAAAGCCTTCGGCTTGCGTCTCGGGTTCGATTATCCGATAGGCGGCTGATTTAGCGTCCGGCGCGTCCAGTTTTGACCAGTGGAATAGATGGCCCCTGACTT
Proteins encoded in this region:
- a CDS encoding AI-2E family transporter, translated to MQSLHLTSRHWRSIVFVAILVVFFSIAYTLRSVLLPFFIGVLVAFILHPAVVWLESHVTFPEKLRRHRRVILVVIVLLLLAALIVLVASYMIAILINTVDQLLDNASEIVDAVMSYFSNLLESVRTQFSPDIQARIDQFVTDVTGNIGTALENLARRSFDLIPDTIGVIFGFAALPMFLFYLLKDWEKLGNALHNNLPRQAAIHTRNVLTIIGGVLGRYLRAQLLLGSIVGSVTFIGLLLMRVNFGLALLLALIAGVFEMVPTIGPWISGLFALIIILATYPDLVIWVIGLFLFVQLMENNLLVPRIQGQLLHIHPAVALLLLVLGAYTAGIWGILLAVPLTATIVQIFYYLNDASRLEDHLPLLHHDATIFQK
- a CDS encoding Crp/Fnr family transcriptional regulator codes for the protein MPEVPAVSIISSMTGSNVTLNIISKEELIARNPYFIGLSTGEMKEVFQLTFERQVGRGEIVTLEGGADRNLYLVASGALKIYNTSSGGKEQIVRLVRPGDSFNDVAAFDGGIVPATVQSLTPALLYSISGPALLERACRLGGLAPNIARLLAGRVRDLSSLVADLSFRPVSGRLARILLDQMNLESAPFLTQKDLASMAGTAREVVARALKGLEDEGIIMVDRHKIVIKDRVKLEDKAA
- the glgP gene encoding alpha-glucan family phosphorylase encodes the protein MDLQQLTSRMPGRISRLAELSNNLWWSWNLPARELFESIDARLWRTSGHNPVRLLAEVETKRLDSLAVDQEFLIKYDQAIGEFDSVIKDGNTWASRNYKGVFKKPIAYFSMEFAVHNSLPMYAGGLGVLAGDICKEASDLGLPFVGVGFMYPEGYFHQRISDEGWQIEHYRQLDFDLAPVSKVTMPDGSQFIMSLSLGDKTVFITAWEVKVGRSTLYLLDTNLPENAPGDRELSARLYSAGKDIRLQQEYILGIGGVRLLRLLGVDPAAWHCNEGHTSFLLVELLREHLLEGEAFEEAVDRVRAATIFTTHTPVPAGHDTFDESMIERYFCCFWESLALDRKRFMSLGQAYPGEPFNMTVLGMNLSKNINAVSKIHGEVSRRMWQRLYPQTPESAVPIRHVTNGIHVPTWLTPGMSKLFAKSFGSNWYQRRQEITFRQAVETLPDEALWQVHQDRKQRLAHYIREQARQEWGGIDVSSRRLVALGAMLDPEVLIVGFVRRFVEYKRPTLLFKDIERLKTIVRNWQRPVQFIFAGKSHPADYMAKELIHRVYSQATDREFEGRICFIEDYDLHLARYLVSGVDVWLNNPRRMLEASGTSGMKAAINGVPNASILDGWWHEGFTGRNGWAIGGSLKPEDPNTEDIQDASELYRLLEEQIIPMFYERDTADIPRRWLKICKEAIASTLFSFSASRMMMEYAEMMYVPIVQSAATVAIQSE
- a CDS encoding phosphatase PAP2 family protein, with translation METLIRIDQSLTLFLNHVAGRLGFIDEVIKGLANDYFIMVGGALGLFFLWFGSRQREGRRTGQEIVLQAAAAIGLTTLTVYLVNIFFYRTRPFDEIAVNALLYQPTDSSFPANSASVLFGLAFTIWLGNRKYGRIFLTGAAAHSVARVIAGMHYPGDIAGGMMVGLAIAFFTRLVFKMLKPFIKHILSLGKIFYLAD
- a CDS encoding YtxH domain-containing protein, encoding MSSDSTGNFSIGLILGVAIGIGIGFMYAPQPGSATRALLKEKAIELSDKAEELADKVKEGASAARNNLENRLPPVAQ
- a CDS encoding glycosyltransferase family 2 protein, producing MNKPHLTIVVPTFKEAANVPILLEQVYSAMRGYPFDVLVIDDNSPDGTADIVRRFSKQFPASVIVRTDKRGLASAVVDGFNAAKGELIGVMDADLQHPPEVMSRLVAAVNQTGAELAIASRYVPDGSVGNWSFIRKLISRGAVFLAHLLLPSTRGIKDPMSGCFLFRREVIFGVGLSPVGYKILLEVICLGRSTKTVEVPYVFKNRRAGTTKLSMITQTDYIRHLVSLMRRTGELRRMLKFIGVGLSGSVVNLSLIALLREAVGFNYLLAGAIAFEISVICNFILNDRFTFSDRKRDGSRFVSRLWRFNTTSLGGLIIYVCLLAALTELMGLHYILSAAVGIIAAFGWNFFVNSTWTWK
- a CDS encoding YihY/virulence factor BrkB family protein, which gives rise to MTRRSFKNRFNRLKDRLLSITGIRLAVGTIEELGRDDASHLAAGVAYFAMLSLFPLLLGFIALAGIFLPSETVQQAILRFMEDNLPIAADIVVENIESIIASRNIVGAVSFIALLWTSSNMFTAIGVALNRSCGVSERRPFYLRKPRDIVLSLGAGFLFLVSGVLPTVFNLLPAVVIPFFGNTTNAALLAVGSILTWVVFIVMYTYLPTTRHPWHYIWPGAVLATALFEVLRYVFIYFVEQFSRITVIYGPIYSAIALMIWIYLSGLILLAGSVFNDQVRRLADGILTLDADKPI
- the rlmN gene encoding 23S rRNA (adenine(2503)-C(2))-methyltransferase RlmN; translation: MIEITAKSLLGLNRFELGSMAETFGEPTFRGNQIADWIYRKGIISIGAMRNLPSSILRRLEEEYCVGRPDLLKEQKATDGTFKLLLQLQDKCSVEAVGLPYSGRFSACVSTQVGCPVGCVFCATGLSGFKRNLTAGEIVGQVLELKARAEKPVDHVVFMGMGEPLLNYDATVKSLHLLAQELGISGRNLTVSTSGYVPGIMRLADENLQVTLAVSLHSTDDAMRQQLVPGLARWSVAEIVQACTTYVSQTGRRVTFEYCLIDGFNDSIPHARKLGVLLKALNCHVNLIPLNPIPDSPYKPSSTSRSSDFQNELIRCGVKVTRRQRKGTGIDAACGQLRQKSVA